A stretch of [Clostridium] innocuum DNA encodes these proteins:
- a CDS encoding MFS transporter — MKAFNRNFILMIIGQIISLFGNAILRFSLSLYVLQVTSSASIFATILAVSILPTILLSPFGGILADRVSRRSIMLNLDFLTSFLIFGFSMVSTRGFSIVLVAILMISLSIIQAFYQPSVQASIPLLVSENQLMQANGIVVQINALATLLGPILGGFLFSFLPFSLLLNISGTAFFLSAILECIMRIPFQRVATDGSMLSIIRSDCRQSLHFLRHDNPTLLHLLLLLAGLNLVLSSFITVGLPVISNITLQLPPTFYGWLEAATGIGSIAGSIALPFFLKRVDMSGAWRFLLSGSLFLLPMALVLFLHTPVYIAYACIFVSSICIMLFAALFNIYAQTFLQKSTPNHLLGKVASMVTMVVMCSYPIGQSLYGILLETFATRVDILILFACIASLIISLLSRNALKTIGNDCEKEAVLIQ; from the coding sequence ATGAAAGCTTTCAATCGTAATTTTATACTCATGATTATCGGACAGATCATTTCCCTGTTCGGCAACGCAATTCTGCGTTTTTCCTTGTCTCTCTATGTATTGCAGGTTACCAGCAGTGCATCCATATTTGCGACCATACTGGCGGTTTCCATACTTCCGACCATTCTGCTATCCCCCTTCGGCGGTATTCTGGCGGATCGTGTAAGCAGAAGAAGCATCATGCTCAATCTTGATTTTCTGACCTCCTTCCTCATCTTCGGCTTTTCCATGGTAAGCACAAGGGGGTTCAGTATTGTGCTGGTTGCCATACTCATGATCTCATTGTCTATCATACAGGCATTCTATCAGCCCTCCGTACAGGCAAGCATTCCGCTGCTTGTTTCTGAGAATCAGCTGATGCAGGCAAACGGCATTGTTGTACAGATCAATGCACTGGCAACCCTGCTCGGACCTATTTTGGGCGGCTTTCTGTTTTCCTTCCTGCCGTTTTCTCTGTTACTGAATATTTCCGGAACTGCCTTCTTTCTATCCGCCATCCTGGAATGCATCATGCGTATTCCCTTTCAGCGGGTGGCAACAGATGGCTCCATGCTCTCCATCATACGCAGTGACTGTCGCCAGAGCCTGCACTTTCTGCGGCATGATAATCCGACCCTCCTTCATCTGTTACTGCTCTTAGCGGGATTGAATCTGGTTCTTTCCAGCTTTATCACCGTCGGTCTGCCTGTCATTTCCAATATCACCCTGCAGCTTCCGCCAACCTTCTATGGCTGGCTGGAAGCCGCAACCGGTATCGGCTCCATTGCCGGCAGCATTGCACTTCCGTTCTTTTTAAAGCGGGTGGATATGTCCGGTGCATGGCGCTTTCTTTTGAGCGGCAGTCTGTTTCTGCTCCCGATGGCACTGGTTTTATTCCTGCACACCCCGGTATATATCGCATATGCCTGCATCTTTGTATCCAGCATCTGCATCATGCTGTTTGCGGCCTTATTCAATATCTACGCGCAGACCTTCCTGCAGAAATCCACACCGAATCATCTGCTGGGAAAGGTGGCATCCATGGTCACCATGGTCGTCATGTGCTCCTACCCGATCGGTCAGTCCCTGTACGGCATTCTGCTGGAGACCTTTGCGACAAGAGTGGATATTCTGATCCTATTTGCCTGCATTGCCTCCCTTATCATTTCCCTCCTCAGCAGAAATGCATTAAAAACGATTGGAAATGATTGTGAAAAGGAGGCTGTCCTGATACAATAA
- a CDS encoding YqeG family HAD IIIA-type phosphatase, with the protein MLKLFTPDYYIHSFSALRPEYLLEHGIRLLVCDIDNTLVPHDVALPDEKAVQFIRGMQEAGIRVVFISNNVEERVETFAKGLQADCYPFAMKPLPKTYRRMLKEQGVDKKEVAVVGDQLMTDILGANLMGLHTVLTAPVVTRDLSFTKFNRFFENIVFRLLQITGRLRKGEYDE; encoded by the coding sequence ATGTTGAAGCTGTTTACTCCCGATTATTATATCCATAGCTTTTCGGCTCTGCGCCCGGAGTATCTGTTGGAGCATGGTATTCGCCTGCTCGTCTGTGATATCGACAATACGCTGGTGCCGCATGATGTGGCACTACCTGATGAAAAGGCTGTACAGTTTATACGCGGCATGCAGGAGGCGGGAATCCGGGTCGTGTTTATCAGTAACAACGTGGAGGAACGCGTTGAAACCTTTGCGAAGGGACTGCAGGCGGACTGTTATCCGTTCGCTATGAAGCCGCTGCCGAAAACCTACCGGAGAATGCTGAAGGAGCAGGGCGTTGATAAGAAGGAGGTCGCTGTGGTTGGGGACCAGCTGATGACGGATATTCTGGGAGCCAATCTGATGGGGCTGCATACGGTTCTGACAGCACCTGTGGTGACCAGGGATTTGTCATTCACAAAGTTTAATCGTTTTTTTGAAAATATCGTATTTCGGCTGCTGCAAATAACAGGGCGGCTTCGTAAAGGAGAGTATGATGAGTAA
- the yhbY gene encoding ribosome assembly RNA-binding protein YhbY encodes MLTGKQKSELRGIAQTRKPLFQMGKDAISENLIKTISDSLEAHELVKVSLLKTCAITANEAAVTISAATHSEVVQVIGRTFTLYRRSKKNKLGL; translated from the coding sequence ATGTTAACAGGAAAACAGAAAAGTGAGCTGCGCGGGATTGCGCAGACAAGAAAACCACTCTTCCAGATGGGGAAGGATGCAATCAGTGAAAATCTGATCAAGACGATATCGGATTCACTGGAGGCGCATGAGCTGGTCAAGGTATCGCTTTTAAAGACCTGTGCGATAACGGCAAATGAGGCTGCCGTCACCATCAGCGCTGCAACACACAGCGAGGTGGTGCAGGTGATCGGGCGTACCTTTACGCTGTATCGGCGAAGCAAGAAAAATAAGCTGGGGTTATAG
- a CDS encoding TetR/AcrR family transcriptional regulator, with protein sequence MARNKYPQRTVEKILEVSLALFNEKGYEKTTIQDIVNALGMSKGAIYHHFKSKDEIIEALSERCYHNDTQMELLRNASDKTGIEKLRAIIYRQIQNEEKKQIDTISINLWKNPKIFMSGMAENLSVNSQIVERILEEGMADGSIRQQDPLCAAQVLMLLLNYWICSPIVLKELDAIPAKVAYFRTLCDSMGIPVIDEPLEQELTSYFRILAQSMHELP encoded by the coding sequence ATGGCACGCAATAAATACCCGCAGAGAACCGTGGAGAAAATTCTGGAGGTTTCTCTGGCGCTCTTCAATGAGAAGGGCTATGAGAAAACAACGATACAGGACATCGTCAATGCCCTCGGTATGAGCAAGGGCGCCATCTATCATCACTTTAAATCCAAGGATGAAATTATCGAAGCACTGAGTGAACGCTGCTATCACAATGATACCCAGATGGAGCTGCTGCGAAATGCCAGTGATAAAACCGGTATCGAAAAGCTTCGTGCCATCATTTACCGACAGATTCAAAATGAAGAAAAGAAGCAGATTGACACCATATCCATAAATCTTTGGAAGAATCCGAAAATTTTCATGAGTGGCATGGCAGAAAATTTAAGTGTCAATTCCCAGATTGTGGAACGCATTCTGGAGGAAGGAATGGCGGATGGCAGTATCCGCCAGCAGGACCCGCTGTGTGCTGCACAGGTGCTGATGCTGCTATTGAATTACTGGATCTGTTCCCCCATCGTTTTAAAGGAGCTGGATGCGATACCGGCAAAGGTCGCCTACTTTCGCACGCTGTGTGATTCCATGGGCATACCGGTCATCGATGAGCCTCTCGAGCAGGAGCTGACAAGCTATTTCCGCATCCTTGCACAATCCATGCATGAGCTACCCTGA
- the yqeH gene encoding ribosome biogenesis GTPase YqeH → MSNKICKGCGVVLQSSDAAAIGYTPKMEADYCQRCFRIRHYDDVVISMKQGIDSDAVLQKINAMDALVVWVVDLFDFESNLLPGINRHLLGKDILMVATKRDLLPATLGNEKLSQFLLRRLKEEGILVQGIVVCGDLAAHARREDNASVDEVCAAIAHYRKERDVVVMGMANAGKSTLLNAICDGVDLTTSRHPGTTLDFNSIAMEGYQLYDTPGLTRMDSLLTHVDDGLLKTVIPLKPLKARGYQLKGNQTLSLGGLVRLDLIRCEQVSCVAYFSERLPLHRSKQEKADVLWAQHYDEILSPVIGEREHMKKFSYGHVQEHKLDVVIHGLGWFCIRGDVASVDVYVAQQGNVTFRKAMI, encoded by the coding sequence ATGAGTAATAAGATATGTAAGGGCTGCGGTGTCGTATTGCAGAGCAGTGATGCCGCCGCAATCGGATATACACCGAAAATGGAGGCAGACTATTGTCAGCGCTGCTTCCGTATCCGGCATTATGATGATGTGGTCATCAGTATGAAGCAGGGCATTGACAGTGATGCTGTACTGCAGAAGATCAACGCCATGGATGCGCTTGTGGTCTGGGTGGTTGATCTGTTTGATTTTGAATCCAATCTGCTGCCGGGTATCAACCGTCATCTGCTGGGTAAGGATATCCTTATGGTGGCGACCAAGCGCGACCTGCTTCCTGCAACTCTGGGCAATGAGAAGCTTTCACAGTTTTTGCTGCGCCGTTTAAAGGAAGAGGGAATCCTTGTTCAGGGAATTGTGGTCTGCGGAGATCTGGCTGCACATGCCCGGCGTGAGGATAATGCATCCGTCGATGAGGTGTGTGCGGCGATTGCACATTACCGTAAGGAGCGTGATGTTGTTGTCATGGGCATGGCGAATGCCGGAAAGAGCACTCTGCTGAATGCCATCTGTGATGGCGTTGATCTGACAACCTCACGGCATCCGGGGACTACGCTGGATTTCAATTCCATTGCGATGGAGGGCTATCAGCTTTATGACACACCGGGACTGACCCGTATGGATTCCTTGCTGACGCATGTGGATGATGGTCTGCTGAAAACGGTGATTCCGTTAAAGCCCTTAAAGGCCAGAGGCTATCAGCTGAAGGGCAATCAGACACTGTCGCTGGGCGGTCTTGTCCGACTGGATCTGATCAGGTGTGAACAGGTCAGCTGTGTTGCCTATTTTTCGGAAAGGCTGCCGCTGCACCGCAGCAAGCAGGAAAAAGCGGATGTATTGTGGGCACAGCATTATGATGAAATCCTTTCTCCGGTGATTGGAGAAAGAGAGCATATGAAAAAATTTTCGTATGGACATGTGCAGGAACATAAGCTGGATGTCGTAATCCATGGCTTAGGCTGGTTCTGTATCCGTGGTGATGTGGCTTCCGTGGATGTCTATGTGGCACAGCAGGGCAATGTAACGTTTAGAAAGGCGATGATATAA